From a single Paenibacillus sp. FSL R5-0345 genomic region:
- a CDS encoding sensor histidine kinase, translating into MFTTVRKSTIKSRIILIMTLFALLIAALLSFFSYELITYYQRKTTIQATEFNLQLVSHIIEQDLINLSSLAMTNSTNSSTNTLLTDYFVSPKASAKDAVNAFNSMQEDFRINRSNSYVRRLIVTGNNGKFLQVDNSVSTSIPLTVHNIGQIPGLNKDAVEQWEQVIKDPLSTTNGIPFVLPIYGDGAARIGTVYLLANTSLITDKLKGYSLPKNSRMLLTLGNHHYQLIGDKVTAMTTPYEPIAYTDDKPVGPQTELSMIKLENEESQIVVSYPVRSGVILSQTLSNDQFAPKANIWILVMLGVCLLVIVLSGIITLYLTRTISLPVEKLKKRIDKIAQGNFLLDRNIEWKSELGDVGRGINRLSQDIVALMDSRLADEKQKQELEYRMLQSQINPHFLYNTLNSIKWMATIQNATGIAEMTTSLSRLLRSIAKDNRRLMPLRDELSLLDDYFLIQKYRYGSTVSMVKEIEDEELLSGLIPRFTLQPLVENAIFHGIEPKGRGDILITVKKSGFADILVTIEDNGVGMQEEQISTILCAPEDGTKGVFENVGLRSVDERLRLAFGENYGLSIESEVGQYTLMKILLPFIQKE; encoded by the coding sequence GTGTTCACAACGGTAAGAAAATCAACCATTAAGAGCCGTATTATTCTGATTATGACCCTATTTGCGCTGTTGATTGCCGCTCTGCTGTCCTTTTTCAGCTATGAATTGATTACCTATTATCAGCGTAAAACAACCATCCAGGCGACCGAGTTCAACCTACAGCTAGTTTCACATATTATTGAACAAGATTTGATTAATCTGTCCTCTTTGGCGATGACCAACAGCACCAACTCGTCCACTAATACATTACTCACTGATTATTTTGTTTCTCCAAAAGCAAGCGCCAAGGATGCTGTTAATGCCTTTAACTCCATGCAGGAGGATTTTCGGATCAATCGCTCTAATAGCTATGTCCGCCGCTTGATTGTTACGGGCAACAACGGAAAGTTCCTGCAGGTGGATAATTCCGTCAGTACTTCAATTCCGCTTACTGTACACAATATCGGTCAAATTCCCGGACTAAATAAAGATGCTGTTGAGCAGTGGGAACAAGTGATTAAAGACCCCCTCTCCACCACTAATGGAATTCCTTTTGTTCTACCTATTTACGGAGATGGGGCTGCCCGAATTGGAACGGTCTACTTACTCGCCAATACTTCCTTAATTACCGACAAGCTGAAGGGTTATTCCCTGCCAAAGAACTCCCGAATGCTGCTGACGCTAGGCAATCATCATTATCAACTCATTGGCGATAAAGTAACTGCGATGACTACACCGTATGAACCTATAGCCTATACTGATGATAAGCCTGTCGGCCCACAAACCGAGCTGTCCATGATCAAGCTGGAGAATGAAGAAAGTCAAATCGTGGTCTCTTATCCCGTGCGCAGTGGAGTGATTCTGTCACAGACCTTATCCAATGATCAGTTCGCTCCCAAAGCGAATATATGGATTCTAGTAATGCTCGGCGTTTGTTTACTCGTTATCGTCTTAAGCGGCATTATTACCTTGTACTTAACTCGCACTATTAGTCTTCCGGTAGAAAAATTAAAGAAGCGAATAGATAAGATAGCCCAGGGCAATTTCTTGCTGGACCGTAATATCGAATGGAAAAGTGAACTCGGTGATGTCGGACGGGGCATCAACCGTCTGTCTCAGGACATTGTTGCGCTCATGGACAGCCGACTCGCTGATGAGAAGCAGAAACAGGAGCTAGAGTACCGGATGCTGCAGAGTCAGATCAATCCCCACTTTTTGTACAACACACTGAATTCAATCAAATGGATGGCTACCATTCAGAATGCTACCGGCATTGCTGAAATGACTACCTCACTCTCCAGACTGCTGCGCAGCATCGCCAAAGACAACCGGAGGCTGATGCCACTGAGAGATGAGTTAAGCCTGCTCGATGATTATTTTCTGATTCAGAAATACCGGTATGGCAGTACGGTCTCGATGGTGAAGGAAATCGAAGATGAAGAACTGCTCTCCGGGCTGATTCCCCGCTTCACACTCCAGCCTCTGGTTGAGAATGCTATCTTCCATGGCATCGAGCCCAAAGGCAGAGGAGATATTCTCATCACAGTGAAAAAAAGTGGCTTTGCCGATATCCTGGTTACGATTGAAGACAACGGTGTAGGCATGCAGGAAGAACAAATCTCCACCATTCTGTGTGCTCCAGAGGATGGAACTAAGGGCGTGTTCGAGAACGTTGGACTCCGTAGTGTAGATGAGCGTTTGCGGCTAGCTTTTGGGGAGAATTACGGTCTTTCGATTGAGAGTGAAGTGGGCCAATATACCTTAATGAAAATTCTTCTGCCATTTATACAAAAAGAGTAG